From one Microbacterium aurum genomic stretch:
- a CDS encoding metal ABC transporter solute-binding protein, Zn/Mn family, with protein sequence MPRKNLVSAALAAASVLALAGCAGATPGSSGSSAAADGKVQVVASTNVYGDIATAIGGDRVDVTSIISSTAQDPHSYEASAKDQLTISRAGLIIENGGGYDSFMDSLIDATGTEAPVITAVEFSHDYPGAEAHSDDDHDHGDETDAATPTDDHDHEGHDHIEGFNEHVWYDPHTIAHVAEEIAHELGEIDAAGAATYEQNYATFAAGIDDLEASLADIAAAHTGQKVFVTEPVPLYLIAAAGLENATPPAFSEAVEEGQDVPPATLLEALNILKSGDVSTVIINAQTGGAETTQVTDAAKAAGIPVLEFTELVPEGDTYLTWMAQNISDLAGTLTR encoded by the coding sequence ATGCCTCGCAAGAACCTCGTCTCCGCCGCGCTCGCCGCGGCATCCGTCCTCGCCCTCGCCGGCTGCGCCGGTGCCACCCCCGGCTCGAGCGGCTCATCCGCCGCGGCGGACGGCAAGGTCCAGGTCGTCGCGTCGACCAACGTCTACGGCGACATCGCAACGGCGATCGGCGGTGACCGGGTCGACGTGACGTCGATCATCAGCTCGACGGCGCAGGACCCGCACTCCTACGAGGCGTCGGCGAAGGACCAGCTCACGATCTCCCGCGCCGGACTCATCATCGAGAACGGCGGCGGCTACGACAGCTTCATGGACAGCCTCATCGACGCGACCGGCACCGAGGCCCCCGTCATCACCGCCGTCGAGTTCTCGCACGACTACCCCGGCGCCGAGGCGCACAGCGACGACGACCATGACCACGGCGACGAGACCGACGCGGCCACCCCGACGGACGACCACGATCACGAGGGCCACGACCACATCGAGGGCTTCAATGAGCACGTCTGGTACGACCCCCACACCATCGCCCACGTCGCCGAGGAGATCGCGCACGAGCTCGGCGAGATCGACGCCGCGGGCGCCGCGACGTACGAGCAGAACTACGCCACCTTCGCCGCTGGCATCGACGACCTCGAGGCGAGCCTCGCGGACATCGCGGCTGCCCACACCGGACAGAAGGTCTTCGTGACCGAGCCCGTCCCGCTGTACCTGATCGCCGCGGCGGGGCTCGAGAACGCGACCCCGCCGGCCTTCAGCGAAGCCGTCGAAGAGGGCCAGGACGTGCCCCCCGCGACCCTGCTCGAGGCGCTGAACATCCTGAAATCGGGCGACGTGAGCACGGTCATCATCAACGCGCAGACCGGCGGTGCCGAGACGACGCAGGTGACGGATGCCGCGAAGGCCGCGGGCATCCCGGTGCTCGAGTTCACCGAGCTCGTCCCGGAGGGGGACACCTACCTCACCTGGATGGCGCAGAACATCAGCGATCTCGCCGGTACGCTGACCCGGTGA
- a CDS encoding DUF4287 domain-containing protein has protein sequence MTSRRVSAPVIAPGEKPKGPASYFPSIEKTYGRPVQDWIDIVVERLDDGAAHMAVVDALKTEHGLGHGHANAIVAYVRAQLAD, from the coding sequence ATGACGAGTCGCCGCGTGAGCGCCCCCGTGATCGCCCCGGGCGAGAAGCCCAAGGGGCCGGCGTCGTACTTCCCGAGCATCGAGAAGACCTACGGCAGGCCGGTGCAGGACTGGATCGACATCGTGGTCGAGCGCCTCGACGACGGCGCCGCGCACATGGCGGTGGTGGACGCGCTCAAGACCGAGCACGGCCTCGGGCACGGCCACGCCAACGCGATCGTCGCGTACGTCCGCGCCCAGCTCGCGGACTGA
- a CDS encoding Ltp family lipoprotein produces MGAPAALAGSTAPAGQGKSFLTTWLLSYFLGVIGVDRFYLGKVGTGILKLITLGGAGIWWLVDLILTLTGSQKDRWGRGLVGYDQHKKIAWIVTGALVALGLIIGAVSPKASPSSLPAPASSTTVVEEAADDETAVVETEPATTPEATATVAPPVQAVAPAPAAPELTLSQQNAVRSASQYLDYTAFSRSGLIGQLEYEGYATADAEFAVDHLAPDWNQQAALSAQSYLDYTSFSRQGLIDQLIYEGFTPEQAEFGTAAVGY; encoded by the coding sequence ATGGGCGCGCCTGCGGCCCTCGCCGGATCTACTGCGCCGGCCGGACAGGGCAAGAGCTTCTTGACGACCTGGCTTCTCTCCTACTTCCTCGGAGTGATCGGTGTCGACCGTTTCTACCTCGGCAAAGTCGGCACCGGCATCCTGAAGTTGATCACCCTGGGTGGGGCCGGGATCTGGTGGCTGGTCGACCTGATCCTCACTCTCACGGGTTCGCAGAAGGACCGCTGGGGTCGCGGGCTGGTCGGTTACGACCAGCACAAGAAGATCGCGTGGATCGTGACAGGCGCGCTGGTGGCGCTGGGACTCATCATCGGAGCGGTCTCGCCGAAGGCGTCTCCCAGTAGCCTGCCTGCACCGGCGTCTTCGACGACCGTCGTCGAAGAGGCGGCCGACGACGAGACGGCCGTTGTGGAGACCGAGCCCGCCACGACCCCTGAAGCCACGGCCACCGTAGCTCCGCCCGTCCAGGCCGTCGCGCCTGCGCCCGCAGCGCCCGAGCTCACTCTCTCGCAGCAGAACGCCGTGCGGTCCGCATCGCAGTACCTCGACTACACAGCCTTCTCGCGCTCCGGGCTGATCGGCCAACTCGAGTACGAGGGGTACGCAACCGCTGATGCTGAGTTCGCCGTCGATCACCTTGCTCCTGACTGGAACCAGCAGGCGGCGCTGTCGGCTCAGTCCTACCTCGACTACACGTCCTTCTCACGCCAAGGACTTATCGACCAATTGATCTACGAGGGGTTCACGCCCGAGCAGGCAGAGTTCGGCACCGCCGCCGTCGGCTATTGA
- a CDS encoding PH domain-containing protein — protein METGAILTWTLQREIPIPADVSTLLLQGENAVAAFATFRDSAIFTTKRLIVRDAQGMTGKKVEIYSLPYSAINMWSSENAGTLDWNSELELWTRAGHIKVKLAKGVDVRRLDALIGWAVLQSQ, from the coding sequence ATGGAAACTGGCGCCATCCTCACGTGGACACTTCAGCGTGAGATCCCGATTCCGGCGGATGTCTCGACCCTGCTGCTGCAGGGCGAGAACGCCGTCGCCGCATTCGCCACCTTCCGCGATTCAGCAATCTTCACGACCAAACGCCTCATCGTGCGCGACGCACAGGGGATGACCGGGAAGAAGGTCGAGATATATTCGCTGCCGTACTCCGCGATCAACATGTGGTCAAGCGAGAATGCCGGCACCCTCGATTGGAACTCCGAGCTCGAACTGTGGACGAGGGCCGGCCACATCAAGGTCAAGCTGGCCAAGGGCGTCGATGTGCGCCGACTCGACGCCCTGATCGGATGGGCCGTACTGCAGAGCCAGTGA
- a CDS encoding permease produces the protein MNPGPSLPTRLQDGLTLSISVLIESLPFVVLGVLLSIVVQVWVPPGVIERWMPRAAWARRAVLSLLGMLIPVCECGNVPFARGLMMRGFGVSETMTFLIAAPIVNPIVIITTHQAFGFDDGILIARLLGGYAVANLIGWLYSRHPDPDALLTDRFRDSCAVSLEAGHDRAGRGQRSLAQFVVELRAVMPALVIGSALAGAVQVLVPRDALLAIGSNPALSIIAMIALAMIVSICSNVDAFFALSFASTFTPGSIVAFLLVGPLVDVKMLALLRTTFRTRVLAGLVVIVVLFAIAVGSVVNLLA, from the coding sequence ATGAACCCCGGGCCGTCGCTGCCGACGCGGCTGCAGGACGGCCTGACGCTGTCGATCAGCGTGCTGATCGAATCGCTGCCGTTCGTCGTGCTCGGCGTGCTGCTGTCGATCGTCGTGCAGGTGTGGGTGCCCCCGGGCGTGATCGAGCGCTGGATGCCGCGCGCGGCATGGGCACGCCGCGCCGTGCTGTCTCTGCTCGGCATGCTGATCCCGGTGTGCGAGTGCGGCAACGTCCCGTTCGCCCGCGGCCTCATGATGCGGGGGTTCGGCGTCTCCGAGACGATGACCTTCCTCATCGCCGCACCCATCGTCAACCCGATCGTCATCATCACGACGCACCAGGCGTTCGGCTTCGACGACGGCATCCTCATCGCGCGGCTCCTCGGCGGCTACGCCGTGGCGAACCTCATCGGATGGCTGTACAGCCGGCATCCCGACCCCGACGCCCTCCTCACCGACCGCTTCCGCGACAGCTGCGCGGTCTCGCTGGAGGCCGGGCACGACCGCGCCGGTCGTGGACAGCGCAGCCTCGCCCAGTTCGTCGTGGAGCTACGGGCGGTCATGCCCGCCCTCGTCATCGGATCGGCGCTCGCCGGCGCCGTGCAGGTGCTCGTCCCGCGCGACGCGCTGCTGGCGATCGGTTCCAACCCGGCGCTGTCGATCATCGCGATGATCGCGCTCGCCATGATCGTCTCGATCTGCTCGAACGTCGACGCGTTCTTCGCGCTGTCGTTCGCCTCGACCTTCACGCCCGGATCGATCGTCGCCTTCCTGCTGGTCGGTCCCCTCGTGGACGTCAAGATGCTGGCGCTGCTGCGCACGACCTTCCGCACCCGCGTGCTCGCGGGCCTCGTCGTGATCGTCGTGCTGTTCGCCATCGCCGTCGGATCGGTGGTGAACCTCCTTGCGTAG
- a CDS encoding alpha-ketoacid dehydrogenase subunit beta, whose amino-acid sequence MTESMALAKALTAGMRAAMAADDHVVLMGEDIGKLGGVFRVTEGLQAEFGEQRVIDSPLAESGLVGTAIGLALAGFRPVVEIQFDGFVFPAFDQITTQLAKLTNRLEGAASLPVVIRIPYGGHIGAIEHHQESPEAYFAHTPGLRVVSPSTPNDAYWMIQDAIRSPDPVIFLEPKAKYWLKGEVDTAERALPLHASRVVRRGTDVTLVGHGAMVTTLLQAAALAESEGTSCEVVDVRSLSPIDYGPILDSVRRTGRMVYAQEAPGNVSVGSEVAATVMERAFFALEAPVLRVSGFDVPFPPAKLEGTYLPDADRILEAVDRALAY is encoded by the coding sequence ATGACGGAGTCGATGGCGCTCGCGAAGGCGCTCACGGCGGGCATGCGCGCCGCGATGGCCGCCGACGACCACGTCGTGCTGATGGGTGAGGACATCGGCAAGCTCGGCGGCGTCTTCCGCGTGACCGAGGGGCTGCAGGCCGAGTTCGGCGAGCAGCGCGTGATCGACAGCCCGCTCGCCGAGTCGGGCCTCGTCGGCACCGCGATCGGTCTCGCGCTGGCCGGCTTCCGCCCGGTCGTGGAGATCCAGTTCGACGGGTTCGTCTTCCCGGCGTTCGACCAGATCACGACGCAGCTGGCGAAGCTGACGAACCGGCTCGAGGGCGCAGCATCCCTCCCCGTCGTGATCCGCATCCCGTACGGCGGGCACATCGGCGCGATCGAGCACCACCAGGAGAGCCCCGAGGCATACTTCGCGCACACCCCGGGCCTGCGGGTGGTGTCGCCGTCGACCCCGAACGACGCGTACTGGATGATCCAGGACGCTATTCGCTCGCCCGACCCGGTGATCTTCCTCGAGCCGAAGGCGAAGTACTGGCTGAAGGGCGAGGTCGACACCGCCGAGCGTGCGCTGCCGCTGCACGCGTCGCGCGTCGTCCGCCGCGGCACCGACGTGACCCTCGTCGGCCACGGCGCCATGGTCACGACGCTCCTGCAGGCGGCCGCGCTCGCCGAGAGTGAGGGGACCTCGTGCGAGGTCGTCGACGTGCGCTCGCTGTCGCCGATCGACTACGGACCGATCCTCGACTCGGTGCGGCGCACGGGTCGCATGGTCTACGCGCAGGAGGCGCCGGGCAACGTCTCGGTGGGCTCGGAGGTCGCCGCGACCGTCATGGAGCGGGCGTTCTTCGCGCTGGAGGCGCCCGTCCTGCGCGTGTCGGGCTTCGACGTGCCGTTCCCGCCCGCCAAGCTCGAGGGCACGTACCTGCCCGATGCCGACCGCATTCTCGAGGCCGTGGACCGCGCCCTCGCCTACTGA
- a CDS encoding TIGR03943 family putative permease subunit gives MRSLIGSRLLGVGLAAGLAAVTLALWLTGQLGLYINPESSWFAVSMAIVALAGAAASFAPPRGAENDHGHDHGHEPAAGAPGSSDANGGHRAADAHSAPDEQRGQLRRADAASPRSRPHHHHHGPGVLGTAATVTGGILATGIVAVIVLTPPATLSAELAMQRDTGAPPLFQGADTVALAATGDTASFGVGEWASVFATATNPEAFDGDEITLTGFVTPGDEGFSLTRLVITHCVIDAQPASLPIAADGTAPGTGTWVTVTGTIRDADGRLQVQASDVTVIDQPKDPYEY, from the coding sequence TTGCGTAGCCTCATCGGGTCGCGCCTGCTGGGCGTGGGACTCGCGGCGGGCCTCGCCGCCGTCACCCTCGCGCTCTGGCTGACCGGGCAGCTCGGCCTCTACATCAACCCGGAATCGTCGTGGTTCGCGGTGTCGATGGCGATCGTCGCGCTCGCCGGCGCCGCAGCGAGCTTCGCCCCGCCGCGGGGCGCGGAGAACGACCACGGGCATGACCACGGGCACGAGCCGGCGGCCGGCGCACCCGGTTCATCCGACGCAAATGGTGGTCACCGCGCCGCGGACGCGCATTCTGCGCCGGATGAGCAGCGGGGTCAGCTCCGTCGCGCGGATGCCGCGTCGCCCCGATCCCGTCCGCACCACCACCACCACGGGCCCGGCGTGCTGGGAACCGCGGCGACGGTGACCGGCGGCATCCTCGCCACGGGGATCGTCGCGGTCATCGTGCTGACGCCGCCGGCGACCCTGTCGGCCGAGCTCGCCATGCAACGCGACACCGGCGCACCCCCCCTGTTCCAGGGCGCCGACACCGTCGCGCTCGCGGCAACCGGCGACACCGCGTCGTTCGGCGTCGGGGAGTGGGCGAGCGTCTTCGCGACGGCGACCAATCCCGAGGCGTTCGACGGCGACGAGATCACCCTCACCGGATTCGTCACCCCCGGCGACGAGGGGTTCTCGCTCACGCGCCTGGTCATCACGCACTGCGTCATCGACGCTCAGCCCGCGAGCCTGCCGATCGCCGCGGACGGCACCGCGCCCGGCACCGGCACGTGGGTCACCGTCACCGGCACGATCCGCGACGCGGACGGGCGCTTGCAGGTGCAGGCCTCGGACGTGACGGTCATCGATCAGCCCAAGGACCCGTATGAGTACTGA
- a CDS encoding metal ABC transporter ATP-binding protein — MTAATADPQDAPAPLTISGAALRRGDRELWAGLDLEVAPGELIAVLGPSGSGKTTLLRAILGLEPLSAGSITALGAPVHHRGNRRIGYLPQARPLPRETAMRGRDLVALGVDGHRFGLPLPRRRDRQRVEELIEAVGARSFADQPVGVLSGGEQQRLRVGQALADDPRLLLCDEPLTSLDLANQQAVVRLIDDHRKTGAAVLLVTHDINPVLGKVDRILYIANGRFTLGTPKDVLTSPVLTDLYGAPVFVLRAGDRLVVVGAPDAEASHHHHDHEAHA, encoded by the coding sequence GTGACCGCCGCAACAGCCGACCCGCAGGACGCGCCCGCGCCGCTGACGATCAGCGGCGCGGCGCTGCGCCGCGGCGACCGCGAGCTGTGGGCGGGGCTCGACCTCGAGGTCGCCCCCGGAGAGCTCATCGCGGTCCTCGGCCCGTCCGGGTCGGGCAAGACGACCCTGCTGCGCGCGATCCTCGGCCTTGAACCGCTGAGCGCCGGATCGATCACGGCACTCGGCGCACCGGTGCACCATCGCGGCAACCGCCGCATCGGATACCTGCCCCAAGCCCGCCCGCTGCCGCGCGAGACCGCGATGCGGGGGCGCGACCTCGTCGCGCTCGGCGTCGACGGGCACCGGTTCGGCCTGCCCCTGCCGCGCCGCCGCGACCGGCAGCGCGTCGAGGAGCTCATCGAGGCCGTCGGCGCCCGCAGCTTCGCCGATCAGCCGGTGGGCGTGCTCTCCGGCGGCGAGCAGCAGCGACTGCGCGTCGGCCAGGCCCTCGCCGACGACCCGCGTCTGCTGCTGTGCGACGAGCCGCTCACGAGCCTCGACCTCGCCAACCAGCAGGCCGTCGTCCGGCTCATCGACGATCACCGCAAGACCGGCGCCGCGGTGCTCCTGGTGACCCACGACATCAACCCGGTGCTCGGCAAGGTCGACCGCATCCTGTACATCGCGAACGGACGCTTCACCCTCGGCACGCCCAAGGACGTCCTCACCTCGCCCGTGCTCACCGACCTCTACGGCGCCCCCGTCTTCGTGCTGCGCGCCGGCGACCGGCTCGTGGTCGTCGGAGCTCCGGATGCCGAGGCCTCCCACCACCATCACGATCACGAGGCCCACGCGTGA
- a CDS encoding manganese efflux pump MntP: MTPWTLVLLALGLSADAFAVALGKGLQLRAHVLRTALVFGAAFGLAQAIMPLLGWLLGSAFAEAIAPFDHWISFGLLALVGGKMLWEALTPDAPADAQHPEHVHDTEAFTVREVVLLAVATSIDALAVGVSFAFLDVNVGVAVAAIGLVTFALSFVAVFVGYRIGTRFRRPAEILGGLVLIGIGTQILIEHLTAG, encoded by the coding sequence ATGACCCCCTGGACCCTCGTCCTGCTCGCCCTCGGCCTGTCCGCCGACGCGTTCGCGGTCGCCCTCGGCAAGGGCCTGCAGCTGCGCGCGCACGTGCTGCGCACGGCGCTCGTCTTCGGCGCGGCGTTCGGCCTGGCGCAGGCGATCATGCCGCTCCTCGGATGGCTGCTCGGGTCGGCGTTCGCGGAGGCGATCGCGCCGTTCGACCACTGGATCTCGTTCGGCCTACTCGCCCTCGTCGGCGGCAAGATGCTGTGGGAGGCGCTGACCCCCGACGCGCCGGCGGACGCGCAGCATCCGGAGCACGTACACGACACCGAGGCGTTCACGGTGCGCGAGGTCGTGCTGCTCGCGGTCGCGACGAGCATCGACGCGCTCGCGGTGGGCGTCTCGTTCGCGTTCCTCGACGTCAACGTCGGCGTCGCCGTGGCGGCCATCGGCCTCGTGACCTTCGCCCTGTCGTTCGTGGCGGTGTTCGTGGGCTACCGGATCGGCACGCGCTTCCGCCGCCCGGCGGAGATCCTCGGCGGGCTCGTGCTGATCGGCATCGGCACGCAGATCCTCATCGAGCACCTGACCGCGGGCTGA
- a CDS encoding dihydrolipoamide acetyltransferase family protein: protein MSTQTFHLPDVGEGLTEAEIVQWRVAPGDAVAVNDVLVEIETAKSLVELPSPFAGTVGELLAPEGETVTVGAPIITIAGAASEPDAAAGRSDHGEPAAASVEGEGAVLVGYGTGAGATSRRKRPAERTETVRASVGVVAKPPVRKLARDLGVTLADVSPSGPAGEVTRDDVVRHAEQASVFRNIATPDAPAERERTIAVAPASAPAASAPPAVAGREEAIPVKGVRKATASGMVRSAYTAPHVSVWTDVDATRTMELVKRLKASPDFADIKVSPLLIMARAVIWAVRRTPMVGAAWVDKEDGSAEIRVRNYVNLGIAAATPRGLLVPNIKDAQDLSMRELARALEKLTLTAREGRTTPADQQGGTITITNIGVFGMDAGTPIINPGESGIVAMGTIRQKPWVVDGEVRPRFVTTVSGSFDHRVIDGDGMSRFIADIASILEEPALLLD, encoded by the coding sequence ATGAGCACGCAGACCTTCCACCTGCCCGACGTCGGCGAGGGACTGACCGAGGCCGAGATCGTCCAGTGGCGCGTCGCGCCGGGCGATGCCGTCGCCGTCAACGACGTGCTGGTCGAGATCGAGACCGCCAAGTCGCTCGTCGAGCTGCCGTCGCCGTTCGCCGGCACCGTCGGCGAGCTCCTCGCGCCCGAGGGCGAGACCGTCACCGTCGGCGCGCCGATCATCACGATCGCCGGTGCCGCCAGTGAGCCGGATGCCGCCGCGGGCCGTTCCGACCACGGAGAGCCGGCCGCGGCATCCGTCGAGGGGGAGGGGGCCGTGCTCGTCGGGTACGGCACCGGCGCGGGCGCGACGTCGCGGCGGAAGCGCCCCGCGGAGCGCACCGAGACCGTCCGCGCGTCGGTCGGGGTCGTCGCCAAGCCCCCCGTCCGCAAACTCGCGCGCGACCTGGGCGTGACGCTCGCCGACGTGTCGCCGTCGGGACCGGCCGGGGAGGTGACCCGCGACGACGTCGTGCGCCACGCCGAGCAGGCCAGCGTCTTCCGCAACATCGCGACGCCTGACGCCCCCGCCGAGCGGGAGCGGACGATCGCGGTGGCGCCGGCATCCGCCCCCGCTGCGTCGGCTCCGCCGGCGGTCGCCGGACGCGAGGAGGCGATCCCGGTCAAGGGGGTGCGCAAGGCCACGGCATCCGGCATGGTGCGCTCGGCCTACACCGCGCCGCACGTGTCGGTGTGGACCGACGTCGACGCGACGCGCACGATGGAGCTCGTCAAGCGCCTGAAGGCATCGCCCGACTTCGCCGACATCAAGGTCTCGCCGCTGCTGATCATGGCGCGCGCCGTCATCTGGGCCGTCCGCCGTACGCCCATGGTCGGCGCGGCGTGGGTCGACAAGGAGGACGGCTCGGCCGAGATCCGCGTGCGCAACTACGTCAACCTCGGCATCGCCGCGGCGACGCCGCGCGGGCTGCTCGTCCCGAACATCAAGGACGCCCAGGACCTGTCGATGCGCGAGCTCGCGCGCGCCCTCGAGAAGCTCACGCTCACGGCGCGCGAAGGCCGCACGACGCCCGCCGACCAGCAGGGCGGCACGATCACGATCACAAACATCGGCGTCTTCGGGATGGATGCCGGGACCCCGATCATCAACCCGGGCGAGTCCGGGATCGTCGCGATGGGTACGATCCGGCAGAAGCCCTGGGTCGTCGACGGCGAGGTGCGCCCGCGCTTCGTCACGACGGTGTCGGGGTCGTTCGACCACCGCGTCATCGACGGCGACGGCATGAGCCGCTTCATCGCCGACATCGCCTCGATCCTCGAGGAGCCGGCGCTGCTGCTCGACTGA
- a CDS encoding DUF1801 domain-containing protein produces MSEPKTVPTDADVDAFLDAVAPAVRRDDGIRLAEIFREATGADPVMWGPSIVGYGSYRYVSPSDPRRRGDWPKTGFSPRKAQLSLYGLKDVPEGAELLPELGRYTEGTGCVYVKKLADIDEEVLRRLIGIAWTRQDDPEPI; encoded by the coding sequence ATGAGCGAGCCGAAGACCGTGCCGACGGATGCCGATGTGGACGCGTTCCTCGATGCCGTGGCACCCGCGGTGCGGCGGGACGACGGCATCCGGCTTGCCGAGATCTTTCGCGAGGCGACCGGTGCCGATCCGGTGATGTGGGGTCCGTCGATCGTGGGGTACGGCAGTTACCGTTACGTCTCCCCCTCCGACCCGCGTCGACGGGGCGACTGGCCGAAGACGGGTTTCTCGCCGCGGAAGGCGCAGTTGTCGCTGTACGGGCTGAAGGACGTGCCCGAGGGCGCGGAACTGCTGCCCGAGCTCGGCCGCTACACCGAGGGCACAGGGTGCGTCTACGTCAAGAAGCTCGCGGACATCGATGAGGAGGTGCTCCGGCGGCTCATCGGGATCGCCTGGACGCGGCAGGACGATCCGGAGCCGATCTGA
- a CDS encoding metal ABC transporter permease, whose product MNWSDIGDAMFGGLADYGDILALVSNSIWAGAVLGLVGGLIGVFVMQRDMAFAVHGISELSFAGAAAALLVGADVVTGSIVGSLIAAGLIGWLGARARDRNSIIGVLMPFGLGLGILFLSLYDGRSANRFGLLTGQIVSVQNAQLGWLIGISAFVLIALLLIWRPLRFDSLDPQSAAARGVPTVAVSLGFMLLLGLVVAVAVHIIGALLVMALVVTPAAAATRVTSGPVAVPVLSAVFGIVAAVGGILLAVMGTLPVSPYITTISFAIYLVCRLIGNRRGAVTRAR is encoded by the coding sequence GTGAACTGGTCAGACATCGGAGACGCGATGTTCGGCGGACTCGCCGACTACGGCGACATCCTCGCGCTCGTCTCGAACTCGATCTGGGCCGGCGCCGTGCTGGGACTCGTCGGCGGTCTCATCGGCGTCTTCGTCATGCAGCGTGACATGGCGTTCGCGGTCCACGGCATCAGCGAGCTGTCGTTCGCCGGCGCCGCGGCAGCCCTGCTCGTCGGAGCGGACGTCGTCACCGGCTCGATCGTCGGCTCGCTGATCGCCGCCGGCCTCATCGGCTGGCTCGGCGCCCGCGCGCGCGACCGCAACTCGATCATCGGTGTGCTCATGCCGTTCGGCCTCGGCCTCGGCATCCTGTTCCTCTCCCTCTACGACGGCCGCAGCGCCAACCGATTCGGCCTGCTCACCGGGCAGATCGTCTCGGTGCAGAATGCGCAGCTAGGTTGGCTGATCGGGATCTCCGCGTTCGTCCTCATCGCGCTGCTGCTCATCTGGCGGCCGTTGCGGTTCGACTCGCTCGACCCGCAGTCCGCCGCCGCGCGGGGCGTGCCAACAGTCGCGGTGTCGCTCGGGTTCATGCTGCTGCTCGGGCTCGTCGTCGCCGTCGCGGTCCACATCATCGGCGCGCTTCTCGTGATGGCGCTCGTCGTGACCCCCGCCGCCGCCGCGACGCGGGTCACGTCCGGTCCCGTCGCGGTGCCCGTCCTGTCCGCGGTGTTCGGCATCGTCGCCGCGGTCGGCGGCATTCTCCTCGCCGTCATGGGGACCCTGCCGGTGAGCCCCTACATCACGACGATCTCGTTCGCGATCTACCTCGTTTGCCGCCTCATCGGCAACCGTCGCGGTGCCGTCACGCGGGCGCGATGA
- a CDS encoding Fur family transcriptional regulator, translating to MAQRNTWQRDRVREALTDAPGFVSAQTLHATLRGENTGIGLATVYRALATLAASGEADQLQSPDGEAIYRACSTAGHHHHLICRSCGLAVEIEAHEVEAWAQRTAAAHGFTQAEHVVDIFGLCANCAAAS from the coding sequence ATGGCTCAGCGCAACACCTGGCAACGCGACCGCGTGCGTGAGGCGCTGACCGACGCACCCGGCTTCGTCAGCGCGCAGACGCTTCACGCGACCCTTCGCGGCGAGAACACCGGCATCGGACTGGCGACCGTCTACCGGGCGCTCGCCACCCTCGCCGCCAGCGGCGAGGCCGACCAGCTGCAGAGCCCCGACGGCGAGGCCATCTACCGCGCGTGCTCCACCGCCGGACACCACCACCACCTCATCTGCCGCTCGTGCGGCCTCGCCGTCGAGATCGAGGCGCACGAGGTCGAAGCGTGGGCGCAGCGCACCGCCGCCGCGCACGGCTTCACTCAGGCCGAGCACGTCGTGGACATCTTCGGACTCTGCGCGAACTGCGCCGCGGCGTCGTGA